Proteins encoded together in one Benincasa hispida cultivar B227 chromosome 1, ASM972705v1, whole genome shotgun sequence window:
- the LOC120069056 gene encoding acetylajmalan esterase-like isoform X1 produces the protein MAVGSSVSVFCSSFLLLLLLLVFVFPFGSNSEDLKACKFDAIFQFGDSLADTGNLIRENPSTPFSHLPYGQTFFNKPTGRCSNGLLMVDYFALAAGLPLVNPYLKKEASFIHGVNFAVAGSTALPLNVLAQNNISSPVTNTSLNKQLHWMQSYLNTICSNKRDCTRKLKHALFFMGEIGGNDYNYALFEGKTISEVKNLVPGVVKTITDATRRVIDYGATRVIIPGHFSMGCLPIYLTGFQTNDSTAYDKFHCLKDFNGLASYHNNKLKQAIKLLRKENSNVIITYGDYYNALFWVFRHASLLGFDKTSLQKSCCGMGGDYNFNVMQICGLPRVPVCSYPNKHISWDGIHLTQKTYQIMAHRLIRDISPKFRCVN, from the exons ATGGCGGTTGGGAGTAGTGTATCAGTTTTCTGCTCTTCtttcttgcttcttcttcttcttcttgtgtttgTATTtccatttgggtcaaattctgAGGATCTCAAAGCTTGCAAGTTTGATGCCATATTTCAGTTTGGGGATTCCTTAGCTGACACTGGAAATCTTATACGAGAGAACCCTTCAACTCCTTTCTCTCACCTTCCTTATGGCCAAACCTTCTTCAACAAACCCACTGGAAGATGTTCTAATGGCTTATTAATGGTTGATTACTTTG CTTTGGCAGCTGGACTTCCTCTAGTGAATCCCTACTTGAAAAAGGAGGCATCTTTTATTCATGGAGTGAATTTTGCAGTGGCTGGCTCTACCGCTTTACCTTTAAATGTTCTTGCTCAAAACAACATCTCATCTCCCGTTACCAACACATCTCTGAATAAACAACTTCATTGGATGCAATCATATCTCAATACTATTTGTTCTAACAAAAGAG ATTGCACTAGGAAACTAAAGCATGCATTATTTTTTATGGGGGAGATAGGAGGAAATGATTATAACTATGCTCTATTTGAAGGCAAAACTATTTCTGAAGTAAAAAATCTGGTACCTGGAGTTGTCAAGACAATAACAGATGCTACTAGA AGGGTCATCGATTATGGTGCTACTCGAGTTATTATTCCAGGACACTTTTCAATGGGTTGCCTACCAATCTACCTCACTGGCTTTCAGACCAATGATTCAACTGCTTACGACAAGTTTCATTGTTTAAAGGATTTCAACGGTTTAGCAAGTTATCATAACAACAAATTGAAGCAAGCTATCAAGTTGTTGAGAAAAGAGAACTCAAATGTGATAATTACATATGGTGATTATTATAATGCATTGTTTTGGGTTTTTCGACATGCTTCTTTGCTTG GATTTGATAAAACATCCTTGCAGAAGTCTTGTTGCGGTATGGGTGGCGATTACAACTTTAACGTCATGCAAATATGTGGACTTCCGAGAGTACCTGTATGTTCTTATCCAAATAAACATATCAGTTGGGATGGAATTCATTTGACACAAAAGACTTATCAAATCATGGCACATCGACTCATCCGTGATATATCGCCAAAATTTCGTTGTgtgaattaa
- the LOC120069056 gene encoding acetylajmalan esterase-like isoform X2, which translates to MAVGSSVSVFCSSFLLLLLLLVFVFPFGSNSEDLKACKFDAIFQFGDSLADTGNLIRENPSTPFSHLPYGQTFFNKPTGRCSNGLLMVDYFALAAGLPLVNPYLKKEASFIHGVNFAVAGSTALPLNVLAQNNISSPVTNTSLNKQLHWMQSYLNTICSNKRDCTRKLKHALFFMGEIGGNDYNYALFEGKTISEVKNLVPGVVKTITDATRRVIDYGATRVIIPGHFSMGCLPIYLTGFQTNDSTAYDKFHCLKDFNGLASYHNNKLKQAIKLLRKENSNVIITYGDYYNALFWVFRHASLLEVLLRYGWRLQL; encoded by the exons ATGGCGGTTGGGAGTAGTGTATCAGTTTTCTGCTCTTCtttcttgcttcttcttcttcttcttgtgtttgTATTtccatttgggtcaaattctgAGGATCTCAAAGCTTGCAAGTTTGATGCCATATTTCAGTTTGGGGATTCCTTAGCTGACACTGGAAATCTTATACGAGAGAACCCTTCAACTCCTTTCTCTCACCTTCCTTATGGCCAAACCTTCTTCAACAAACCCACTGGAAGATGTTCTAATGGCTTATTAATGGTTGATTACTTTG CTTTGGCAGCTGGACTTCCTCTAGTGAATCCCTACTTGAAAAAGGAGGCATCTTTTATTCATGGAGTGAATTTTGCAGTGGCTGGCTCTACCGCTTTACCTTTAAATGTTCTTGCTCAAAACAACATCTCATCTCCCGTTACCAACACATCTCTGAATAAACAACTTCATTGGATGCAATCATATCTCAATACTATTTGTTCTAACAAAAGAG ATTGCACTAGGAAACTAAAGCATGCATTATTTTTTATGGGGGAGATAGGAGGAAATGATTATAACTATGCTCTATTTGAAGGCAAAACTATTTCTGAAGTAAAAAATCTGGTACCTGGAGTTGTCAAGACAATAACAGATGCTACTAGA AGGGTCATCGATTATGGTGCTACTCGAGTTATTATTCCAGGACACTTTTCAATGGGTTGCCTACCAATCTACCTCACTGGCTTTCAGACCAATGATTCAACTGCTTACGACAAGTTTCATTGTTTAAAGGATTTCAACGGTTTAGCAAGTTATCATAACAACAAATTGAAGCAAGCTATCAAGTTGTTGAGAAAAGAGAACTCAAATGTGATAATTACATATGGTGATTATTATAATGCATTGTTTTGGGTTTTTCGACATGCTTCTTTGCTTG AAGTCTTGTTGCGGTATGGGTGGCGATTACAACTTTAA